The following coding sequences are from one Streptococcus sp. NPS 308 window:
- a CDS encoding ABC transporter ATP-binding protein has protein sequence MIKVERVTKRFGDNIALNQISFSINEGEIFGFLGPSGSGKTTMINILTGQLQANSGKTELLGKDSQKLLPSDFEELGLVGDTSGYYEKLSLYNNLLLFARLYGVSKSRIEEILKQVGLYDSKDTPAEKLSTGMRQRMLLARALINYPKVLFLDEPTSGLDPTTSKKIHKLLKELKERGTTIFLTTHDMNEATLLCDNLALLNKGDLIEQGSPSEIIQKYNTEKKVAVTYSDSTKKVVRFEDLQKEDYKKMMTLHSCEPTLEDIFIKLTGEKLDV, from the coding sequence ATGATTAAGGTAGAAAGAGTTACAAAGCGATTTGGAGATAATATTGCTTTAAATCAAATTAGTTTTTCAATAAACGAAGGAGAAATTTTTGGATTCCTAGGTCCATCTGGTTCAGGGAAGACAACAATGATCAATATTCTGACAGGACAGCTACAGGCTAACAGCGGAAAGACAGAATTATTAGGGAAAGATTCTCAAAAATTACTTCCGTCAGATTTTGAAGAGTTAGGTTTAGTAGGTGACACAAGTGGTTATTACGAAAAATTAAGTTTGTACAATAACTTGTTACTGTTTGCAAGACTATACGGAGTTTCAAAATCTCGAATTGAAGAAATTCTAAAACAAGTTGGTCTGTATGATAGTAAAGACACTCCAGCTGAGAAACTTTCTACAGGAATGCGTCAACGAATGCTTTTAGCTCGTGCTTTAATCAATTATCCTAAAGTTCTATTTTTAGATGAACCTACAAGTGGGTTAGATCCCACCACCTCAAAGAAGATTCACAAATTACTAAAGGAGTTAAAGGAAAGAGGAACAACCATTTTCTTAACTACTCATGATATGAATGAGGCGACTTTATTATGTGATAACCTAGCTCTTTTGAATAAAGGTGATCTTATTGAACAAGGAAGCCCAAGCGAAATTATCCAAAAATACAACACGGAAAAAAAGGTTGCAGTAACCTATAGTGACTCTACTAAAAAAGTAGTGCGCTTCGAAGACTTGCAGAAAGAAGATTATAAAAAAATGATGACGCTTCACTCATGTGAACCAACTTTAGAAGATATTTTTATTAAATTGACAGGAGAAAAATTAGATGTTTAA
- a CDS encoding ABC transporter permease has product MFKRILALIWLRTQVLLTNKNTLVQVVFPFFLVLLFQNFMNTDGTQGKTLLFSSLTMAFSFSSGSMISNSIAEEKEKRIFKTLILSGVRRGEYLVSVLFYPVIFALASVISFPIMVEVDFAKDYPVYLVVASLVALCTILLNLVIGVISETQTQAQVYGLIPMLGLSFLPMFSQVSSEIKKFMDTTFLGVYVDFFNEPDFKLNFDSLGITFAWVVALLALSYWGLKNKNRVQFGKLTIAKLHKLAFFKA; this is encoded by the coding sequence ATGTTTAAGAGAATTTTAGCCCTTATCTGGTTGAGGACACAAGTATTATTAACAAACAAAAACACTTTGGTACAAGTAGTATTCCCATTCTTTCTTGTTCTACTCTTCCAAAATTTTATGAATACAGATGGCACTCAAGGGAAAACACTATTGTTTAGTTCTTTAACAATGGCATTCTCATTTTCTTCTGGGTCAATGATTTCAAACTCTATTGCAGAGGAAAAAGAAAAAAGAATTTTTAAAACTCTTATCTTAAGCGGAGTTCGCCGTGGAGAATATCTTGTTTCCGTGTTGTTTTATCCTGTAATCTTTGCCTTGGCTTCAGTTATTTCTTTCCCTATTATGGTTGAAGTGGATTTCGCAAAAGATTATCCTGTATACCTTGTAGTAGCTTCTCTGGTAGCATTATGTACAATTCTCTTAAATTTAGTGATCGGAGTTATTTCAGAGACACAAACTCAGGCTCAGGTTTATGGTTTGATTCCAATGCTTGGACTCTCGTTCTTGCCGATGTTTTCTCAAGTTAGCTCAGAAATTAAGAAATTTATGGATACAACCTTCTTAGGAGTTTATGTAGATTTCTTTAATGAACCAGATTTCAAGTTGAATTTTGACAGTTTGGGGATCACTTTTGCTTGGGTTGTAGCATTACTTGCCCTTAGTTATTGGGGATTAAAAAATAAAAATAGAGTACAGTTTGGGAAACTAACAATCGCTAAACTTCATAAACTAGCTTTTTTTAAAGCTTAG
- a CDS encoding putative RNA methyltransferase: protein MNTNLKPKLQRFAAATAFACPICQENLTLVETSLKCSNRHSFDLAKFGYVNLAPQIKQSANYDKESFQNRQEILEAGFYQAILETISDLLARLETAKTILDIGCGEGFYSRKLQESHPDKTFYAFDISKDSVQIAAKSEPNWAVNWFVGDLARLPIKNASMDILLDIFSPANYGEFRRVLSQNGILIKVVPTENHLKEIRHMVQDHLTKKDYSNQDIKEHFQEHFTIQSSQIASLTKPITPEQRQALLSMTPLLFNIDQTKIDWSQLIEITIEAEILVGKAL from the coding sequence ATGAATACAAACCTCAAACCAAAACTCCAGCGCTTTGCTGCCGCAACTGCCTTTGCCTGCCCTATCTGCCAAGAAAATCTGACCTTGGTAGAAACCAGTCTCAAGTGTAGCAATCGCCATTCTTTTGACTTGGCAAAATTCGGCTATGTCAATCTAGCACCGCAAATCAAGCAATCTGCCAACTACGACAAGGAAAGCTTCCAAAACCGCCAAGAAATCCTAGAAGCTGGTTTTTATCAGGCTATCTTAGAAACCATCTCAGACCTGCTTGCAAGACTAGAAACTGCCAAAACTATCTTGGATATCGGTTGTGGCGAAGGATTTTACTCTCGTAAACTCCAAGAAAGTCATCCTGACAAAACCTTCTACGCCTTTGATATTTCCAAAGATTCCGTTCAAATCGCTGCCAAGAGTGAACCCAACTGGGCGGTCAACTGGTTTGTCGGTGACCTGGCTCGTCTTCCTATAAAAAACGCCAGCATGGATATTCTGCTTGATATCTTTTCCCCTGCCAACTATGGTGAATTTCGCCGCGTTTTATCCCAAAACGGTATCTTAATTAAGGTCGTTCCTACTGAAAATCACCTCAAAGAAATCCGTCATATGGTGCAAGACCATCTGACAAAGAAGGACTATTCCAACCAAGATATCAAGGAACATTTCCAAGAACACTTCACCATCCAATCTAGTCAGATAGCTTCCTTAACCAAGCCTATCACACCCGAGCAACGCCAAGCTCTGCTTAGCATGACACCCCTACTCTTTAACATTGACCAGACCAAGATTGATTGGAGTCAACTGATAGAGATTACCATTGAAGCAGAGATTCTAGTTGGGAAAGCACTGTAA
- the tyrS gene encoding tyrosine--tRNA ligase has protein sequence MHIFDELKERGLIFQTTDEEALRKALEEGQVSYYTGYDPTADSLHLGHLVAILTSRRLQLAGHKPYALVGGATGLIGDPSFKDAERSLQTKDTVEGWVKSIQGQLSRFLDFENGENKAVMVNNYDWFGSISFIDFLRDIGKYFTVNYMMSKESVKKRIETGISYTEFAYQIMQGYDFYVLNQEHNVTLQIGGSDQWGNMTAGTELLRRKADKTGHVITVPLITDATGKKFGKSEGNAVWLNPEKTSPYEMYQFWMNVMDADAVRFLKIFTFLSLDEIEDIRKQFEAAPHERLAQKVLAREVVTLVHGEEAYKEALNITEQLFAGNIKNLSVKELKQGLRGVPNYQVQADENHNIVELLVSSGVVNSKRQAREDVQNGAIYVNGDRIQDLDYVLSDTDKLENELTVIRRGKKKYFVLTY, from the coding sequence ATGCACATTTTTGATGAGCTAAAAGAGCGTGGTTTGATTTTTCAAACGACTGATGAAGAAGCTTTGCGTAAAGCCCTAGAAGAAGGTCAAGTTTCTTATTATACTGGCTACGATCCAACTGCTGACAGCCTTCACCTAGGCCACCTTGTCGCAATCTTGACCAGTCGTCGTTTGCAATTAGCAGGTCACAAACCTTATGCGCTCGTTGGCGGTGCTACAGGTCTCATCGGAGATCCGTCCTTCAAAGATGCTGAGCGTAGTCTCCAAACAAAAGACACAGTAGAGGGCTGGGTCAAGTCTATCCAAGGACAACTTTCTCGTTTTCTTGACTTTGAAAATGGGGAAAATAAAGCTGTCATGGTCAACAATTACGACTGGTTTGGCAGTATCAGCTTCATTGACTTCCTCCGTGATATCGGAAAATACTTCACTGTCAACTACATGATGAGTAAGGAGTCTGTGAAAAAACGGATCGAGACAGGGATTTCTTACACAGAGTTTGCCTACCAAATCATGCAAGGATATGACTTCTACGTCCTTAACCAAGAGCACAATGTAACCCTTCAAATCGGTGGTTCTGACCAATGGGGCAATATGACAGCTGGTACTGAATTGCTTCGTCGCAAGGCTGACAAGACTGGTCACGTGATCACTGTGCCACTCATCACAGATGCAACTGGTAAGAAATTTGGTAAATCAGAAGGAAACGCAGTATGGCTCAATCCTGAAAAGACTTCCCCATACGAAATGTACCAATTCTGGATGAACGTCATGGACGCTGACGCTGTTCGCTTCTTGAAAATCTTTACTTTCTTGTCACTCGATGAGATTGAAGACATCCGCAAACAGTTTGAAGCGGCGCCACACGAACGCTTGGCTCAAAAAGTCCTCGCTCGTGAAGTCGTGACTCTTGTCCACGGAGAAGAAGCCTACAAAGAAGCTCTTAACATCACAGAGCAACTCTTTGCTGGAAACATCAAAAACCTTTCTGTTAAAGAACTCAAACAAGGACTTCGTGGTGTGCCAAACTACCAAGTACAGGCAGACGAAAACCACAATATCGTGGAACTCCTCGTGTCATCTGGTGTGGTGAATTCCAAACGCCAAGCCCGTGAAGATGTTCAAAATGGAGCTATTTACGTCAACGGCGACCGTATCCAAGACCTTGACTATGTCTTGAGTGACACAGATAAGTTAGAAAACGAACTAACTGTTATTCGCCGCGGGAAGAAAAAATACTTCGTTCTTACATACTAA
- the pbp1b gene encoding penicillin-binding protein PBP1B — MKERINELKTKMLHFFQQLTAKWKKKQASKKTDKKVASSNKLKRVGSIFAKILSAFKVTFNTLFILAFIGGLLGAGVAMGYGVALFDKVKVPQTEELVKQVKDIASISEITYADGSTIASIEGDLLRTSVASEAISDNLKKAIIATEDEHFNEHKGVVPKAVIRATLGTFVGLGSSSGGSTLTQQVIKQQVVGDAPTLARKAKEIIDALALERAMGKDEILTTYLNIAPFGRNHKGQNIAGAQQAAEGIFGVNASDLTIPQAAFIAGLPQSPISYSPYESDGSMKSDEDMALGIKRAKDVLYNMYRTGALSQEDYDKYKDYDFKQDFLPSGSVSGTSRDYLYYATLAEATDRMYDYLIQRDNVSAQEQKNESIQKAYRDLATKEIENGGYKITTTINKNVHTAMQNAVANYGSLVDDSTGQPEVGNVLMDNQTGAILGFVGGRNYQENQNNHAIDTKRSPASTTKPILAYGIAIDQGLMGSASILSNYPTNFSNGNPIMYVNSPGTGMMTLGEALNYSWNIPAYWTYRTLREKGVDVKGYMEKMGYEIPEYGIESLPMGGGIEVTVAQHTNGYQTIANNGVYHKKHMIAKIESTDGRVVYEHKDEPVQVYSKATATIMQSLLRDVISSRITSSFQTDLASINPGLARADWIGKTGTTNEDENMWLMLSTPRLTLGGWLGHDDNRPLAKGAGHYRNAKYMAYLVNAIQQAEPGIWGNDRFNLDPSVTKSQVLRSTGQKPGKVSINGKEIELSGSTVTSYWASKEGAPVTTYRFAIGGSDADYLNAWKTILGSLPAVTPPSSSSGSSSSSSSGANSNNNTQSGSSGRFRLFNR, encoded by the coding sequence ATGAAAGAAAGAATTAATGAATTAAAAACAAAAATGCTGCATTTTTTCCAGCAACTAACTGCCAAATGGAAGAAAAAACAAGCAAGTAAAAAGACTGATAAGAAAGTAGCTTCTTCTAACAAACTCAAAAGGGTAGGGTCCATTTTTGCTAAGATTTTGAGTGCTTTTAAAGTGACCTTCAACACTCTCTTCATTCTAGCCTTTATCGGAGGTCTTTTGGGAGCGGGTGTGGCCATGGGCTATGGGGTTGCTCTATTTGACAAAGTCAAGGTGCCTCAAACAGAGGAATTGGTCAAACAAGTGAAGGATATTGCCTCTATCTCAGAAATTACCTATGCTGACGGAAGTACCATCGCTTCAATTGAAGGAGATTTATTGCGCACATCAGTCGCTTCGGAGGCTATCTCAGATAATCTCAAGAAGGCTATCATTGCGACAGAGGACGAGCATTTCAATGAGCATAAGGGAGTTGTGCCTAAGGCCGTTATTCGTGCGACTCTGGGAACCTTTGTCGGTTTGGGATCGTCTAGTGGTGGTTCGACCTTGACGCAGCAGGTCATCAAGCAGCAAGTGGTGGGGGATGCTCCCACTCTGGCTCGTAAGGCCAAAGAAATTATTGATGCCTTGGCTTTAGAACGAGCCATGGGCAAGGATGAGATTTTAACAACCTACCTTAATATTGCTCCTTTTGGACGCAATCACAAGGGCCAAAATATTGCAGGTGCCCAGCAGGCTGCAGAGGGAATTTTTGGAGTTAATGCATCGGATTTGACAATACCTCAAGCTGCCTTTATCGCAGGTTTGCCCCAGAGTCCTATTAGTTATTCTCCTTATGAATCTGACGGCAGTATGAAGAGCGATGAGGATATGGCCTTGGGAATCAAGCGTGCCAAGGATGTCCTCTACAATATGTATCGGACAGGAGCTCTGAGTCAGGAAGACTACGACAAGTACAAGGATTATGACTTCAAGCAAGACTTTCTACCATCAGGTAGTGTCAGTGGTACTTCGCGTGACTATCTCTACTATGCAACCTTGGCAGAAGCAACGGATCGGATGTACGACTACCTCATCCAGAGAGATAATGTTTCTGCGCAAGAGCAAAAAAATGAATCGATCCAAAAAGCTTACCGCGATCTAGCGACGAAGGAAATCGAGAATGGTGGCTATAAGATCACCACGACTATTAATAAAAACGTCCACACTGCTATGCAAAATGCAGTTGCTAACTACGGCAGTTTGGTAGATGATTCGACAGGCCAGCCTGAAGTAGGGAATGTCCTCATGGACAACCAAACGGGAGCCATCCTTGGATTTGTTGGTGGTCGTAATTATCAAGAAAATCAGAACAATCATGCTATCGATACCAAACGTTCTCCAGCTTCAACCACGAAACCTATATTGGCCTATGGTATCGCGATTGACCAAGGTTTGATGGGGAGTGCAAGTATCTTATCAAACTATCCAACCAACTTCTCAAACGGGAATCCCATCATGTATGTCAATAGTCCTGGTACAGGCATGATGACATTGGGAGAAGCCCTTAACTACTCATGGAATATCCCAGCCTACTGGACTTATCGTACGCTTCGAGAGAAGGGCGTTGATGTCAAGGGCTATATGGAAAAAATGGGTTATGAAATCCCAGAATATGGGATTGAAAGTTTGCCGATGGGTGGGGGGATTGAGGTTACAGTTGCCCAACATACCAACGGATACCAAACGATAGCCAACAACGGAGTTTACCACAAGAAACACATGATTGCCAAGATCGAATCAACGGATGGTCGAGTGGTCTATGAGCATAAGGATGAGCCTGTGCAGGTTTATTCAAAAGCGACAGCAACCATCATGCAAAGTTTGCTCCGTGACGTCATTTCTTCTCGGATTACTTCTAGCTTCCAGACCGACTTGGCTTCGATCAATCCAGGCCTAGCTCGTGCTGACTGGATCGGAAAAACTGGTACGACTAATGAAGATGAAAACATGTGGCTCATGCTTTCTACTCCTCGATTGACTCTAGGTGGCTGGTTAGGTCATGATGATAACCGACCACTAGCCAAGGGTGCAGGTCACTACCGCAATGCCAAATACATGGCTTACTTGGTCAATGCTATCCAGCAAGCTGAACCTGGAATATGGGGAAATGATCGCTTTAATCTTGACCCAAGTGTGACTAAGTCCCAAGTTCTCCGATCAACAGGCCAAAAGCCCGGCAAAGTTTCCATCAATGGTAAGGAAATCGAACTTTCTGGTTCTACAGTGACAAGCTACTGGGCTAGCAAAGAAGGGGCGCCAGTAACCACTTACCGCTTTGCCATCGGAGGTAGCGACGCAGACTATCTGAACGCTTGGAAAACCATTCTTGGAAGCCTACCTGCAGTGACTCCTCCAAGTTCAAGCAGTGGCTCAAGTTCAAGCAGTAGTTCAGGGGCAAATTCGAACAACAACACTCAAAGTGGTTCGTCAGGTCGTTTCCGTCTATTTAATCGATAA
- a CDS encoding DMT family transporter, producing MNKYQKKIFKGTLYSLFSGLIWGICGILGEYFFTHYPVSSGWITSMRLLVAGSLVLALSAFQLRSRLLDIWKDKKNYLPFLAYAILGIFSVQFFFYLCVEYSNATTATILQFISPVFILLYNRIVYQKKASITAILYVLIAMLGVFLMATKGDLSQLSMTPLALVTGLLSAVGVMFNVILPQRFARHYGFVPTVGWGMIFAGLFSNLLYPVHHVTFQLDATSLLICLIIAVFGTAFAFFLSMKAVSLVSPLVVSVVSASEPLSSALLSVLFLGLVLDGFLVLAMILIIVPMVFLSIEEAKEGK from the coding sequence ATGAATAAGTATCAAAAGAAGATTTTTAAGGGAACCTTGTATTCACTGTTCTCAGGTCTGATTTGGGGGATTTGCGGGATTTTAGGAGAGTATTTTTTCACTCATTATCCAGTATCGTCTGGTTGGATTACCTCTATGCGTTTGCTGGTGGCGGGGAGTTTGGTTTTAGCTTTATCTGCCTTTCAGTTGCGTAGTCGCTTGTTGGATATCTGGAAAGATAAGAAAAATTATCTACCTTTTTTAGCCTATGCTATTCTAGGTATTTTTTCTGTGCAGTTTTTCTTCTATCTCTGTGTTGAGTATTCCAATGCGACGACGGCAACCATTTTACAATTTATCAGCCCTGTTTTTATTTTGTTGTACAATCGCATTGTCTACCAGAAGAAGGCTTCGATTACAGCGATTCTCTATGTTTTGATTGCCATGCTAGGTGTTTTTTTGATGGCCACAAAAGGGGACTTGTCCCAGTTGTCCATGACACCCTTGGCTCTAGTGACAGGCTTGCTCAGTGCAGTAGGCGTCATGTTTAATGTCATCTTGCCTCAACGATTTGCCCGCCACTATGGTTTTGTACCCACTGTTGGTTGGGGGATGATTTTCGCAGGGCTCTTTAGCAATCTGCTCTATCCAGTCCATCATGTCACCTTCCAGTTGGATGCTACCAGTCTGTTGATTTGTTTGATTATTGCCGTATTTGGAACAGCTTTTGCCTTCTTCCTATCTATGAAGGCCGTCTCTCTTGTTTCCCCTCTGGTTGTCTCTGTAGTGAGCGCTAGCGAACCTCTCTCTTCAGCGCTATTGAGCGTCCTCTTTCTCGGTCTCGTCCTAGATGGATTTCTAGTTTTGGCCATGATTTTGATCATCGTTCCTATGGTCTTCTTGTCTATCGAAGAAGCCAAAGAAGGGAAGTAA
- the dapD gene encoding 2,3,4,5-tetrahydropyridine-2,6-dicarboxylate N-acetyltransferase translates to MTATKMTAQEIIQFIANAEKKTSVKVTFEGQLASAVPNSIVKLGNVLFGDWKDIAPLLEGLVENQDYVVEQDARNSAVPLLDKRTINARIEPGAIIRDQVEIGDNAVIMMGAVINIGAEIGAGTMIDMGAILGGRAIVGKNSHVGAGAVLAGVIEPASADPVRVGDNVLIGANAVVIEGVQIGSGSVVAAGAIVTQDVPENVVVAGVPARIIKEIDAQTQQKTALEDALRTL, encoded by the coding sequence ATGACTGCCACAAAAATGACTGCCCAAGAAATCATCCAATTTATCGCCAATGCAGAGAAGAAAACCAGTGTCAAAGTAACCTTTGAAGGACAACTAGCGTCTGCTGTTCCTAATTCCATTGTCAAACTAGGCAATGTTCTTTTTGGAGATTGGAAGGATATCGCTCCGCTTCTCGAAGGCTTGGTAGAAAATCAAGATTATGTTGTCGAGCAAGATGCTCGTAATTCGGCAGTTCCCTTGCTAGACAAGCGTACTATCAACGCTCGTATCGAGCCAGGTGCTATTATCCGCGATCAAGTGGAAATTGGTGACAATGCTGTTATCATGATGGGAGCTGTCATCAATATCGGAGCAGAAATCGGTGCAGGAACCATGATTGATATGGGTGCTATCCTTGGTGGTCGTGCCATCGTTGGGAAGAACAGCCACGTTGGTGCAGGGGCAGTTTTGGCAGGTGTGATTGAGCCAGCTAGTGCCGATCCAGTCCGTGTCGGGGACAATGTTCTTATCGGAGCTAATGCAGTGGTCATCGAAGGTGTCCAAATCGGTAGTGGTTCAGTTGTCGCTGCAGGAGCTATTGTGACTCAAGATGTCCCAGAAAACGTGGTAGTAGCAGGTGTTCCAGCTCGTATCATCAAAGAGATTGATGCCCAAACCCAACAAAAAACAGCGCTAGAAGATGCGCTTCGTACCTTGTAA
- a CDS encoding N-acetyldiaminopimelate deacetylase, whose product MLDLIQTRRDLHQIPEIGLEEFKTHAYLLDVIEKLTADKDFVQVRTWRTGILVYLQGSQPERTIGWRTDIDGLPIVEQTGLPFASQHQGRMHACGHDFHMTIALGCLERALEEQPKNNLLFLFQPAEENEAGGMLMYEDGAFGDWLPDQFYGLHVRPDLKVGQIATNTHTLFAGTCEVKIRFKGKGGHAAFPHEANDALVAASYFVTQVQSVVSRNVNPIEGAVVTFGLFQAGVANNVITDTAFLHGTIRALTQDMSLLVQKRVKTVAEGVAAAFGMEVEVELKQGGYLPVENNPALARELMDFFGEKDGIDLIDIEPAMTGEDFGYLLSKVDGVMFWLGIDSPYALHHPQMSPKEEALAIGVDAVSSFLQKKAAE is encoded by the coding sequence ATGTTAGATTTGATTCAGACTCGACGAGATTTGCACCAGATTCCAGAGATTGGCTTAGAAGAGTTCAAGACTCATGCTTATTTGCTGGATGTGATTGAAAAATTGACTGCGGACAAGGACTTTGTTCAAGTTCGTACTTGGCGAACAGGAATTTTGGTCTACCTGCAGGGAAGTCAGCCGGAGCGAACCATTGGTTGGCGGACAGATATTGATGGCCTGCCTATCGTCGAACAAACAGGTCTACCTTTTGCTTCTCAACACCAAGGTCGCATGCATGCCTGTGGCCATGATTTTCATATGACCATTGCCTTGGGCTGTTTAGAGCGTGCTCTTGAGGAGCAACCTAAGAATAATCTGCTCTTCCTATTTCAGCCTGCTGAAGAAAATGAAGCTGGTGGTATGCTCATGTATGAGGATGGTGCTTTTGGAGATTGGTTGCCAGACCAGTTTTATGGACTCCATGTTCGTCCAGATCTAAAGGTTGGACAGATTGCGACCAATACCCATACACTCTTTGCAGGGACTTGTGAGGTGAAGATTCGTTTCAAAGGAAAAGGAGGACACGCAGCTTTTCCGCATGAAGCCAATGACGCCTTGGTGGCTGCTAGTTACTTTGTAACCCAAGTACAGTCAGTGGTTAGCCGCAATGTTAATCCAATCGAGGGAGCAGTGGTGACCTTTGGCCTTTTCCAAGCTGGTGTTGCGAATAATGTCATCACAGATACAGCCTTTTTACATGGTACCATTCGCGCCTTGACTCAGGACATGAGCCTCTTGGTGCAAAAAAGAGTCAAGACAGTCGCAGAAGGTGTCGCGGCAGCCTTTGGGATGGAAGTCGAAGTAGAACTCAAGCAAGGAGGCTACCTACCTGTTGAGAACAATCCAGCCTTGGCGCGTGAACTGATGGACTTCTTTGGAGAAAAAGATGGAATCGACTTGATTGATATCGAGCCTGCTATGACAGGTGAGGACTTTGGTTACCTCCTTTCAAAGGTAGATGGCGTTATGTTCTGGCTAGGTATCGATAGTCCCTACGCCCTGCACCATCCTCAGATGAGCCCCAAGGAAGAAGCCTTGGCTATTGGAGTGGATGCGGTCTCTAGCTTTCTTCAAAAGAAGGCAGCAGAGTAG
- a CDS encoding 5-formyltetrahydrofolate cyclo-ligase, translated as MKSKLRKQVLQEMKAVPQKQKIAMDQALTERFLNHPVYHEAKVVATYLSFPHEFQTQGLIDQALKDGKKVLIPKTYPKGRMEFVVYDPQQLKKTSFGLLEPQGDLEVVDASQIDLIHVPGLAFTREGYRIGYGGGYYDRYLENFAGQTMSTIYPCQVQEFNLEDHDIPVQEVLIYEGNL; from the coding sequence ATGAAATCGAAATTACGCAAGCAAGTCTTGCAAGAAATGAAGGCTGTTCCTCAGAAGCAAAAAATTGCTATGGATCAAGCTTTAACCGAACGATTCTTGAATCATCCTGTTTACCACGAGGCTAAGGTCGTCGCAACCTACCTCTCTTTTCCGCATGAGTTTCAAACGCAGGGACTGATTGACCAGGCGCTGAAGGACGGCAAAAAAGTTTTGATACCCAAAACCTATCCCAAGGGGCGTATGGAGTTTGTGGTCTACGATCCGCAGCAGTTGAAAAAAACTTCCTTTGGTTTACTGGAGCCCCAAGGGGACTTGGAAGTGGTGGATGCCTCTCAGATTGATTTGATTCATGTTCCAGGCTTGGCTTTTACAAGAGAGGGGTATCGGATTGGATATGGCGGAGGCTATTACGACCGTTATTTGGAGAATTTTGCTGGTCAGACCATGAGTACAATCTATCCTTGTCAGGTTCAGGAGTTTAACTTGGAAGACCACGATATTCCCGTTCAGGAGGTATTGATCTATGAAGGAAATCTTTGA
- a CDS encoding rhomboid family intramembrane serine protease — protein MKEIFDKRHPVTSFFLLVTGFVFLLMLITTGINFDRVKTLFQFGAMYGPIIRLFPEQLWRLFSAIFVHIGWEHFIVNMLSLYFLGGQVEEIFGSKQFLFLYLLSGMMGNLFVFAFTPKVLAAGASTSLYGLFAAIIVLRYATRSPYIQQLGQSYLTLFVINIIGSVLIPGISLAGHIGGAVGGAFLAVVFPVRSERRIYSFGQRLGATVLFIALAVFLFYKGMSYV, from the coding sequence ATGAAGGAAATCTTTGACAAACGTCACCCTGTGACTAGTTTTTTCCTCCTAGTGACTGGCTTTGTATTTTTACTGATGCTGATTACTACGGGTATCAACTTTGATCGGGTCAAAACTCTGTTTCAGTTTGGAGCTATGTATGGACCGATCATTCGCCTGTTCCCTGAGCAGCTATGGCGCCTTTTTTCGGCTATATTTGTGCATATTGGTTGGGAACATTTTATCGTCAATATGCTTTCTCTCTACTTTCTTGGAGGACAGGTGGAGGAGATTTTCGGCTCTAAGCAGTTCCTTTTTCTCTATCTCTTATCAGGAATGATGGGCAATCTCTTTGTGTTTGCTTTCACACCGAAAGTCCTAGCAGCAGGAGCATCCACCTCCCTCTATGGACTATTTGCTGCGATTATCGTCTTGCGTTACGCAACTCGCAGCCCCTATATCCAGCAGTTGGGGCAATCCTATCTGACACTTTTCGTGATAAATATCATTGGAAGTGTTCTGATTCCAGGAATCAGCCTAGCTGGACATATCGGTGGTGCGGTAGGTGGGGCTTTTCTGGCAGTAGTCTTTCCTGTTAGAAGTGAGAGACGGATCTATAGTTTCGGTCAGCGACTCGGAGCAACCGTTCTTTTTATTGCACTAGCCGTTTTCCTTTTCTACAAAGGAATGAGTTATGTGTAA